GAGATTACATTATAACAATGGGATTTGGAGCAGGATTAACATACGCTGCAAACCTTATAAAATATTAAACTCTTTTTATAGAGACTTTATTGTAAGTTGGAAGAAATTCCAGCTCACTATTAATGCATAAAGATATACTTTACGGGTCGGAACAAGTTCCTGCTCGCCTATGCAACCAAGGAGATTTATTAGAATGAATGTATTTTTATATCCTGGACAAGGAGCCCAATACCCATTAATGGGTACTGATTTTTATGAAAACTCAGATGCAGTTAAGGAGCTTTTTGATATTGCACAAAAAGAGACTGGAATTGATGTCAAAGAGTTATTATTTAATGGTAGCCCAGAGGATCTTAAACAGACAGATAATACACAAGTTGCAATAACTTTAGTGAATTTAGCATCTACTATAATGTTAAAAGAGAAGGGAATAGATCCAAGTGGTGTAGCTGGATTTTCTTTAGGTGAATATGCAGCTTTAGCAACAGCAGGAGTGGTTTCAGTTAAGGATGTATTTAAACTTGTAAAAAAACGAGGGGATGTTATGCAATCCGTTTGTGAGGGTTTAAAAGAGTCTAAGGGTGAAACAGGAATGTCAGCTGTATTAAGAATTACACCAGAAGTTATTGAAGATGTAATAAAAACGTCAGGGATAGATGGTGTATATATGGCAAACTATAATAGCCCTTCTCAAACTGTAATATCAGGACTTAAAGAGAGCTTATTAGCAATTGAACCACTACTAAAAGAGGCTG
Above is a genomic segment from Thiospirochaeta perfilievii containing:
- a CDS encoding ACP S-malonyltransferase yields the protein MNVFLYPGQGAQYPLMGTDFYENSDAVKELFDIAQKETGIDVKELLFNGSPEDLKQTDNTQVAITLVNLASTIMLKEKGIDPSGVAGFSLGEYAALATAGVVSVKDVFKLVKKRGDVMQSVCEGLKESKGETGMSAVLRITPEVIEDVIKTSGIDGVYMANYNSPSQTVISGLKESLLAIEPLLKEAGARRVVHLQVSGPFHSPLLEEAKNQFEDFLSTITFNDPQMPIYSNVTGDIIKSGEEAKKLCGDQIICPVKWISIENKIKEAGFTTAYESGPGKVLTGLFAGIDKEFKSIPSGTLEDIQGIQE